The Myxococcus virescens DNA segment ACACCTCCACCTTCGCCTTCAGCGCCGCCGAGGGCGGCACCCAGGTCGTCTGGGCCATGTCCGGCGAGAACAACTTCATGAGCAAGGCGATGAGCCTGCTCATGGACATGGAGGCCATGATTGGGAAGGACTTCGAGAAGGGCCTAGCGACCATGAAGGACGTCGCCGTGGCCGACGCGAAGAAGCGCGCGGAGGCCGAGGCCGCGCGCGTCGCGGAGGAGAAGGCTCGCGCGGAGGCCGAGGCCGCCGCGGCTGCTGCTCCGGCCGGGGAAGGTGCTCCCGCCGTGGCCGCGCCCGCCGTGCCGTGATGCACGCCTGACGCCACGAGGTCCGAGCGCGCGGTGGTGGACACTGCCACGCGCGCGAGTGCCGACTCGCCGACGTCCCCCCAAGCCTCATGGCCTCAGGGTGGACGCGGCCAGCGTAGACGGCGCCTTCACCTCTCTCGTTGGCGACAGGCTCCCATGAAATTGCGCAAGCCCTCGGCGAAGACCCGGCCCACCACGCTCAAGAGCGAAAGCCTCGAACCCCACCGGATGCATGCGGTGGGGAAGGTCCTCACCACGGACCAGGGCATTCCCATCTCGGACACGGACAACTCGCTGAAGGCCGGCATCCGCGGCCCCACGCTCCTGGAGGACTTCCACTTCCGGGAGAAGATGATGCGCTTCGACCACGAGCGCATCCCGGAGCGCGCCGTCCACGCGCGTGGCGCGGGCGCCCACGGTTACTTCCAGGTCTACAAGTCGCTGGAGAAGTACACCCAGGCCCGCTTCCTCACCGACCCGTCCCTGCGCACGCCGGTGTTCGTGCGCTTCTCCACCGTGGGCGGCTCACGTGGCTCGGCGGACACCGTGCGTGACGTGCGCGGCTTCGCCACCAAGTTCTATACGGAGGAAGGCAACTTCGACCTGGTGGGCAACAACATGCCCGTCTTCTTCATCCAGGACGGCATCAAGTTCCCGGACTTCGTCCACGCGGTCAAACCCGAGCCGCACAACGAAATCCCCCAGGCGTCCTCGGCGCATGACTCGCTCTGGGACTTCGTCTCGCTCGTCCCCGAGACGACGCACATGATCATGTGGCTGATGTCGGACCGCGCCATTCCGCGCAGCTTCCGGATGATGGAGGGCTTCGGCGTCCACACCTTCCGGCTGGTCAACGCGGCCGGCAAGGCGAACCTGGTCAAGTTCCACTGGAAGCCGCTGCTGGGCAACCACGCGCTCGTGTGGGACGAGGCCCAGAAGCTGTCTGGCAAGGACCCGGACTTCCACCGCCGCGACCTCTGGGAGTCCATCGAGCGCGGTGACTTCCCCGAGTACGAGCTGGGGCTGCAAATCATCCCCGAAGGCGACGAGCTCAAGTACGGCTTCGACCTGCTGGACGCCACCAAGCTGCTCCCCGAGGAGCTGGTGCCGGTGCAGCGCGTGGGCAAGCTGACGCTCAACCGCAACCCGGACAACTTCTTCGCGGAGACGGAGCAGGTGGCCTTCTGCGTGGCCAACATCGTCCCCGGCATCGACTTCACCAATGACCCGCTGATGCAGGCGCGGCTCTTCTCGTACCTGGACACGCAGCTCACGCGGCTGGGCGGGCCCAACTTCGCGGAGCTGCCCATCAACAAGCCGGTGTGCCCCGTCACCAACCACCAGCAGGACGGCTTCGGGCGACAGACCATCCCCACGTCGCGCGCCAACTACCACCCCAACTCCCTGGGCGGCGGCTGCCCGGTGCTGGCGAACCCCGCGAGCGCTTTCCGCCACACCCAGGAGCGCGTGGAGGGCCACACGATTCGCGCGCGCAGCGGCAGCTTCAGCGACCACTTCAGCCAGGCCACCCTCTTCTACAAGAGCCTGTCGAAGCCGGAGCAGGAGCACCTCGTGGCCGCGCTCGAGTTCGAGGTCGGCAAGGTGGAGCGCGCGGAGATTCGCGAGCGCGTGGTGAACCAGATTCTGGTGAACGTGGACCCGGAGCTGGCCGTGCGCGTGGCGCGCGCCGTGGGCGTCACGCCGCCGAAGGCGACCAGGCCCCCCAAGCCGTCCAAGGCCGCGGCCAAGAAGGCGGCGCCCTCGGTGGAAGTGTCCCCGGCGCTGAGCATGGAGAACTCGCCGCATGACTCCATCCGGACGCGGAAGATCGCGGCCCTGGTATCGGACGGGTTCGCCGGCAAGGAGCTGGACGGCGTGCGCAAGGTGCTGGAGGAGCGCGGCGCGACGCTGGAGCTGGTGGGCCCCACGCTGAGCCCGGTGACGAGCCAGGAAGGCCGGGAGGAGCGGCCCCTGCGGACCTTCTCCACGGCGTCCTCCGTCATGTACGACGCCGTCTACGTGCCCGGTGGAGAGAAGAGCGTCGCGGCCCTGCGGCGCGCGCCGCTGGCGGTGGACTTCGTGCGCGAGGCCTACGTGCACTGCAAGGCGCTGGCGCTCTCCGCGGACGCCAACACCTTGCTGGACGCCGCGGGCGTGCGCGACCTGGAGGCGCCGCCGAGCAAGGGCCTGGACGCCACGCGCGGCGTCGTCCGCAGCGCGAAGGTGGAGACGAAGGGCCTCGGCCAGCTCTTCGCCGAGTCCATCGCCCGCCGCCACTGGGAGCGTGAGGCCCCGCCCCCGGCGTAGCTCAGCCGCCTGAGCCCATCCGCCCCGCGAGCAGGCCCAGCACGAAGGCCAGCACGGCCAGCAGTCCCGCCCAGACGGGCGGGACGCCCTTCGCGGAGGCGGAAGGGCTCGCGACGCGCACCGCGCCCGCTTCCTCGGGGACGATGACGCGGACCTTGATGACGGCCTGGGTGAGCACGGCCTCGACGTCGGTGAGGAAGCGCTCGTACTCCTCGGCCTGCATCTCCAGCGGCTCGCCGTGGTGAAGCTCGTACCGCTTCGCAACCGCCTCGAAGTTGCGGAGCTGGGCCTCGCGCTTGGACACATCCACCCAGCCACACGTCAGCGAGGTCCCCGCGCCCTTGCGAGGCACCAGGGAGATGGCTTGCCGCGCCAGCTTCCCGCCTGCGGTGCTGGGCCCTTCCGGCTCGTCGATGCGCAGCACTCGGTGAGGACCGCGGCCATACATCTTCGTCGACAGCGCGTCGCGGAGCTGCTCGGCCAGCAGCGCCGAGTGGTTCGCGAACATCGTCCGCAGCGCGGGAGCCTCTTCCGCGGCCACCACCTTCGCGCCCAGGGGCTCCAACGGACTCAGCCGCACCACGCCCACGCTGGCGGGGGACGCACTGGCCTTGGGCGGGCTGGCGCGCTTCTCCGGGCCTCCGCGCGGCCTGGGAGGTTTCGGAGGCATGACAGGCGCTGGAGGCTCGGTCCGCGCGCTTCTGGCGGCGCTGCGTGAGCGCCCCGCCCAGGCGGGCCTCGCGTCCGGGACGGGCCCCATCCGCGTCTCCAGCGCGGGAGGCTCCAAGGGGGGCAGGTCCTCATCGTGGGAGAAGGACTCCACGGGGCCCATGCGCGTTTCCTCGAAGCGGGGCTCCACGGGCCCCATGCGCGTCTCCTCGGGGCGCGTGAAGAGCGGAATGTCCCGCGTCGCGTCCTCGTCCTCTTCCGGGGCGATGCGTGGCTCCTCGGAACGCCCCGGGCGACCGGGCCGCCTCTTCCCGTCAGACATGTCCGTCCCTCTCCCGGGCGAGCATACTTCAAGGCCGGGCCGGCGCCCCTTCACGGACGCCTCCCGGCCTTCACCGCCCTGGACGCCGCGGACTCAGGCCCCCGGCGCCGGGGCTGGCGTCTCGCCGCTCGGCAGGACGGCCTGCATCACCAGGCTCAGCGCCACCACCAGCGCACAGCCGATGACGTTGAACCAGAGGTAGCCCACGTCGGAGAGGAAGAAGAGGGCAATCACCGCCGCCTGGGAGATGACGGCCGCCGCGAACACGGCATGGCCGCGCACGCGCTTCACGAAGAAGGCCACCAGGAAGATGCCCAGCACCGTGCCGTAGAAGATGGAGCCCAGGATGTTCACCGCCTGGATGAGGTTGTCCAAGAGCGACGCGAACGTCGCGAAGCCCACCGCGACGACGCCCCAGAACACGGTGAACAGCTTCGACGCCACCAGCACGTGCCGGTCGGAAGCGTTGCGCTGGAAGACCCGCCGGTAGAAGTCCACCGTCGTCGTCGTGCCCAGGGCCGTCAGCTCGCTGGCGATGGAGCTCATGGCCGCGGACAGGATGACGGCGATGAGCAGGCCGAACAGGCCGCTGGGCAGCCAGCGCTTCACGAAGGAGATGAAGATGTAGTCGGAGTCCTTCGTCTCCGCGCCCGGCAGCGCGCGGGCCACCAGGTCCTTGGCCTCCTTTCGGACGGCGCTCGCCTCCTGCGCGCGGCCCTGCAGCAGCGCCCGCGACGCATCCCCGGCCGCCACGTCGCCTGAATCGACGGCCGACAGGTAGCGCTCCACTTCCGCGCGCTTGCCGGACTGGACCTGCTCCCACTTCGACTCCAGCGCGGCGTACTCAGCCGCCTGCTCTGTGCCCTGCACACGGGTGCGCAGCGCCTCGTTGAAGAGCAGCGGCGGCGTGTTGAACTGGTAGAAGGCGAAGACGAGAATCCCGACGAAGAGGATGAGGAACTGCATCGGGATTTTCAGCACGCCATTGAAGAGCAGCCCCAGCCGGCTCTCGGAGATGGAGCGGCCGGAGAGATAGCGGCCCACTTGCGACTGGTCCGTGCCGAAGTACGACAGGGACAGGAACAGTCCTCCGGTGATGCCGGACCAGAAGTTGTAGCGGTCCTGCATGTCGAAGTCGAAGCTGACCACGTTCATCCGGCCGAAGGCACCCGCGACGTCCACCGCCTTGCCGAACGACACGTGCTCCGGCAGCCGCCAGATGATGACGATGGCGGCCACCACCATGCCGCCCATCATCACCACCATCTGCTGCTTCTGCGTCTGGCTCACCGCCTTGGCCCCACCCGTCACCGTGTAGAGGATGACCACCGCGCCCATGACGATGACGGTGGGCTCCAGCGGCCAGCCGAGGATGGCGGAGAGGATGATGGCGGGCGCGTAGATGGTGATGCCGGCCGCGAGTCCCCGCTGGATGAGGAAGAGGAACGCGCCCAACAGCCGCGTCTTCAGGTCGAAGCGTGACTCCAGGTACTCATAGGCCGTGATGACATTCAGCCGGTAGTAGATGGGCACGAAGACGGCGCTGATGATGATCATCGCGATCGGCAGTCCGAAGTAGAACTGCACGAAGCGCATCCCGTCCTCGTAGGCCTGTCCGGGGACGGAGAGGAACGTGATGGCGCTGGCCTGCGTGGCCATCACCGCCAGGCCGATGGTGGGCCACTTCAACTCACGGCCGCCGCGCAGGTACTCGTCGCTGGTGGCCGTCCCTCGGGACTTCCAGAGGCCCCACGCCACGATGAACGCGATGGTGCCACCGAGCACCAACCAGTCGAGCCCCGTCACGAATACACCTCCGTGAGCACCCAACCCAGGGCGAGGAACAGGACGAAGGTGCCCAGCACCAGGATGTAGATGTTGCGCCACGAGCCCAGCAGCGGCGGCGCGTCATCGAGCTCGGGCCGGGGCGCGGGGACCTCGGCGGAAGGCTCACTCGGATTCAGATGGGGGGCAGTGCTCATTGAGAAAGGATGTTGGCCAACAGGCGGTAGGCGCCGGGAACGCCGGCGGGAAGCTGACGGAAGAAAGCGAGGCCCGTGTAGACGAACGTGCCCTTGCCATGGCGGGCGACCAGCAGCGCGCCCTGGAGCGGCGCCTCGCCGGCATCGTGCATGGCGAACACGGGCTGGTAGCGAGCGTCCCACGACGACGCGAAGTAGAGGCCGCGCTCCTGCACCCAGCCCTCGAAGTCCGCGGCCGTCAGCGCATTGGGCGCGCGCAGCAGCGGCTCATCGGCGCGGAGCGGCGTCATCACCGCCGTCTCATCCGTCACCCGGTCGCGGCCAATCTCCAGCGGATAGGGCCCGACGAAGGACGTGAGCGGCCCCACGCGGCTGTTGGTGTTGTACTGCACCACCAGCCGCCCGCCGCCTTCCACGTACTGGAGCAGCCGCTCCCGGTGGACGGTCAGGTGCGTGTTGGCGTTGAAGGCGCGCACGCCCACGAGGATGGCGTCGAAGCGCTCCAGCTTCTCCTGGGCCAGCCGCTCCTCGGGGAGCAGCGTTACCTCGTAACCCACCGCGCGCAGGCTCTCCGCGACGCGGTCGCCCGGACCGGGGATGTAGCCGATGCGCTTGCCCTTCGTGGCCAGGGAGAGCGGCACCACCGTGGCCGTGGAGGGCTGGCGCACCGTCAGCGGCGGGATGTGGGGATAGGACACGGAGCGGGCACGCCAGGACCAGGCGCGGTCCCCCACGTCGACATCCACGAAGAGGTCACCCTTCCGCGCCGAGCCCTGGGGCGGCGTCACCTGGAAGGTGACGGTGCGCTCGTCTCCGCGCGCCGCGAGCTTGAACTCCACCGAGGCGGGCTCCACGCGCCACCCGGGCGGCGCCACCATCCGCACCGTACCCGGCACCTGGTCCATCCCCGCGGCCAGCACCACCGGCACGGCACGGGACGCCCCGTTGGGGAACATGAGCACGTCCTGCGCCAGCGTGGCGGTGACGGGCGGGACGACCTCGAAGTCACGGTAGAGCTCGCCGCGCACCGGGTCCGTCCAGACGTAGACCACCGGACGCACCGCGCGGAAGCGCCGGCCCGCGACCTTGTATTCGAACGCCACCGACAGCGCGGGAACGCCCTCTGGCTGGCCGGTGAGCGCGCGGTCCTCGCCCTCGAGCGTGTAGAGCCCTCCCGTGACAGGCTCGCGGAGCCAGTAGGGCGTGGAGATGGGCGCCGTCGTCGGCAGCGTCACCGTGCGCGACAGCTTCAAGGGCACGTTCGCCCCCAGCGCCTTCCCCACGGCCTCGGGCTTCTCGCCCGGCAGCGTCAACCCCACCCACTCGACGGCGGCGGGCGAGCGGTTCAGCGCCACCACGTCCAACGCCACCGGCAGCCCCGGGATGCCCGTGGGCGCGGCGGCACGCACCTCCAGGAACAGACCCGCGCAGGCGGCGATGAGCGCCTCCGTCTCCCGCAGCTTGGGCGCCTTCCACGGATGGGTGTCCGGCAGCGCGGTCAGCGCCTCGTGGACGCGGACGAGCGAGGGAAGGGAGCGGTGGGGGGCGCGCGCATCGAACGCCTTCGCCGCGGCGGCCACCGCGCGGGACACGGCCTCGGAGCCCTTCCAACGCCTCCAGGAGAAGTCGAGCCCCTCGAACACGTCGCGCTTCGGCAGCGTCCCCGCCAGCGGGGTGAAGTACTCCGTGCTGGGGCCTCGGTCCACGGCCTGACCGAAGCCCTGGCTCTTGTGCTGGCTGCGGCTCTCCGCGGCCACCTCGCCCCACGAACGCCCGAGCAGCGCGTCGTAGCCGCCCACCTCCAGCTTCACGTAGCGGGACAGGTCCTCATCGGGCTTGAACCACCACTGGGAGGCGTTCTGCAGCAGGCGGTCCGCCTTCCATGGCTTCACCTCGGAGAGCTGCTCGGGGAAGCGCTTCGGGTCGGCGGCGGCGATGAAGGCCTCCGCCGCGAGCAGCGCGGAGGCCGTGTGGTGCCCGTGGTTCGGCGGCTCCGTGGTGAAGCGGGTGATGATGACGTCTGGCTGGAAGCGGCGGATGGCGAGCACCACGTCCGCCAGCACCTCTTCATGTCCCCAGATGCGCAGCGCCTCTTCCGCGCTCTTCGAGTAGCCGAAGTCTCGCGCCCGCGTGAAGAACTGCTCCGCGCCGTCCACGCGCCGAGCGGCGAGCAGCTCGTGCGTGCGGATGAGCCCCAGCAGGGCGTCCTGCTCGGTGCCGATGAGGTTCTGCCCACCATCGCCGCGCGTCACGGACAGGTAACCCGCGCGCAGGCCGCGCTCTCCCACCAGCCACGCGAGCAAGCGCGTGTTCTCGTCGTCCGGGTGGGCCGCGACATAGAGGACACTGCCCGTCACACCGAGCCGCTTCAGGCCCGCCGCGATTTCACCCGCATGGAGCTGCCGAGGAGGCTGCGCCACCGCCTTCGACCCGATTCCAAGGCTCATGGCCAGCGTCATTCCGAGGAGCAGGTTCCGCATTCGGGCGGACCCTATAACAAGCCTCTCCCCTGCGCGCGGCTCGCGTTCGCTCCGGGATGACACACGCCGTCACGGCCGCACATGACGTGCAAGCGTGCACTTCCGGTGGCGCGCCCGCCGCGACCTGTTATCACGGCATGCCGTGACGTCCCCGTTCTCGACCGCGTGGCTTCGCGGAGATGCGTCCGCGCTCTCCTTCCTTCCCGACGACTATCGACACCGTGAAGCGCGCGCCCGGGCCGTGGCCGCCGCCGCGTCGCGCGCGGTGTCGCCCGCGCTGCTGGACGTCCTCGGTGCGCAGAACGCGCGCCTCGCGCCCAGTCCCGCGCGGGAGCGCAACCTCGCGCTGCTCGCGAAGCCTGGCACCGTGGCGGTGGTGACGGGGCAGCAGATGGGCCTCTTCCTGGGGCCGCTGTACACGCTCTACAAAGCCGCGTCCGCCATCGTCACGGCGCGCGCGCTTCAGGAAGAAACCGGCCGGCCCTGTGTTCCCGTCTTCTGGCTCCAGACGGAGGACCACGACCTCCCGGAGATTGACCACTGTGTCATCCCACGTCCGGGCGGAGGGCCCTGTCGCCTGGCGCTCGAGCTTCCGGATGCAGCAACGTCTCGAGCGCCCATCGCCCACCGCCACCTTGGACCCAGCGTCCTCCCCGCCCTGGCCACCCTCCGCGCCGAGCTGGAAGCAGAGCCCCATGCGGAGGAATTCCTCTCCCTGCTGGAGCGGGCCTACCGCCCTGAAGCCACGCTCGCGGGAGCCTTCACCGACGTCCTGTCCTCCCTCTTCGCCGACGAGGGGCTCGTCTTCCTCGACCCGAGAGACGCACGACTGGCGCCACTCGCCGCGCCCGTGCACCGCTTCGCCCTCCAGGAAGCGGGGGCACTCTCCTCGGTGCTCGCGGCCCGAGCGGAGGCGCTCACCCGCGCGGGCTACACGGTGCAGGTCCATGTCCGTCCGGGCTCGCCGCTCAGCTTCTTCTCACCCGATGCGCTCGATGGCCCGCGCTACCGGCTGGACCCGGCGGAAGCGGGCGCCTGGAGTCTGGTGGGTCACCCGGAAAGCAGCGCCATCACCCAGGACGCGCTGCATGCCGCCCTGGAGCGAGAGCCGCTGCGCTTCACCACGTCCGCGCTGCTGCGCCCCCTCCTCCAGGACACGTGGCTCCCCACGGCCGCGTATGTCGGCGGCCCGGGCGAGCTGGCCTACTTCGCGCAACTGGCGCCGCTCTACGCCCACGCGGGCCGTCCGATGCCGCTCGCCATTCCCCGGGCCCGCTTCCGCGTGCTCGATGACCGCACGCGGCGGTGGCTGGGCAAGGTGGGGCTCCAGCCGGATGAGGTGAACGTGCCGCGCGAAGCGCTGCTCACGCGGCTGGCCACGCGTGATGCCCCGGAGTCGCTGGAGACGCCCGAGGCCCTGGAGGCCCGCCTCTTCGGCGCATTCTCCTCCGAGCTGGAGCGCGTCGCCGGGCAGGTGTCCGCGGTGGACGCGAACCTCCAGGACGCGCTGCGCCGCACCCAGGGCACGGTGCGTGTCGCGGTGTCCCGGCTGACGGGCCGCTACCGCCGCGCGCTCGCCCGGCGTGATGCCACCGCGGCCGAACAGGTGGACCGCCTGCGCACCGTCCTCTTCCCGGAGGACGCGCCCCAGGAGCGGATCCTCGGGCTGCCCTACTTCGCCTGCCGCATCGGGACGCGCGCCTTCACGAAGACGGTGCTGGACGCGTGTGTCCCCTTCTCCGGTGATTCGAAGGACCTGACGCCATGAGCGCGACCGGCACCGCCTACGGCATCGACGTCCTCGCCTTTGGCCCACACCCGGATGACGTGGAGCTGTTCTGCGGCGGGCTACTGGCGAGCATGGCCACCCGTGGCTACCGCACCGGCATCGTCGACCTGACGCGCGGCGAGAAGAGTTCGCGCGGCACGCTCCAGTCCCGCGCGGAGGAGACGGAAGCCGCCACCCGCGCGCTGGGGCTGGCCCACCGGGAGAACCTGGAGCTGCCCGACGGCTGGCTCAATCCGTGGGCGGGCTTCGACACGCCCGAGCCCGAGCGCGCCCGCACCGCCGCCGTGGCCCGCGTGGTGGAAGCGCTGCGCCGCCTGCGCCCGGAGCTGGTCGTCGTACCCTGGGAGCAGGAGCGCCACCCGGACCACGAGGCCGCCAGTGCGCTGGTGACGCGCGCCCTCTTCTTCGCAGGCGTGCGCAAGTTCGACGCGGAGCCCGCCGCGGAGCCCTTCACGCCGCGGCAGGTCCTCTACTACCCGATGCGGCACCTGGCCGAGCCCAGCGTCATCGTCGACGTCTCCGCCGTCTACGAGCGCAAGCTGGCGGCGGTGCACTGCTATGCCAGCCAGGTGATGCCCCGTCCGGACGCCCCGCCCACGCTGGTGGGCTCACCGCTGTCGGTGTCCTCGCTGGAAGCCCGGGATCGCTTTCATGGCGCGCAGATTGGCGTCACCCACGGCGAGCCCTACATCCTCCGCGAGGCGTTGGGGCTGGCCGACCCGCTCGACCATTTTCGCAGGAATAGCTTCGCCAAGCCCCTGTTCTTCCCGTCACGCACATGAACGCCCCGCTCAACGTGGCCATCACCTGCTTTCCAACCTTCGGTGGCAGCGGCATGGTCGCCACGGAGATTGGCCTCGCGATGGCGGACCGGGGCCACCGCGTCCACTTCATCGCTCGGGACCTGCCGGTCCGCCTCCATGGCGCGAACCGGAAGGTCGTCTTCCACGAGGTGACGGAGAGCGACTACCCGGCGCTCCAGCAGTCCGGCACCTATCCCATCGCGCTGGCCTCCAAAATGATCGAGGTCGCCAGCTACGAGCGCCTGGACATCCTCCACGTCCACTACGCGGTGCCCCACGCCACCGCCGCGTGGATGGCGCGCGAGGTGCTGGGCCACAAGGCGCCGCGAGTCGTCACCACGCTGCACGGGACGGACACCACGCTGGTGGGAATCGACCCCAGCTACCTGCCGATTACGCGCTTCTCCATCACGCGAAGCGACGCGGTGACGGTGCCGTCGGCCTACCTGCGCCGCGCGACGTGGCGGGGCTTCGACATTCCCGAGAGCGTCCCCATCGACGTCATCACCAACTTCGTGGACACCGCCCGCTATGCCCCGGTGCGAGACCGCGCCTGCCTGCGCGCGCTCTTCCCCGCCCTGCGTGACCACGAGCCGGTGCTCATCCACGTCTCCAACTTCCGGCCGGTGAAGCGCATCACCGACGTGGTCGCCATCTTCACCGAGGTCCACCGCCACCGTCCCTGCCGCCTGGTGATGGTGGGAGACGGTCCGGAGCGCTCACCCGCGGAGCGGATGCTGCGGGAGATGGGCCTGGAGGGCCGCGTCGCGTTCCTCGGCAAGCAGGACCGCTTCGAGGAGCTGGTCGCCGCCTCCGACGTCTTCCTGCTCCCCAGCGAGCAGGAGAGCTTCGGGCTCGCCGCGCTGGAAGCGCTCAGCTGCGGCGTTCCCGTGGTGGCCAGCGACCTGGGCGGAATCCCGGAGCTCGTCACGCACGGGGAGACGGGCTTCCTGGCGCCGCTGGGTGACGTCCCGGCCATGGCCCGGCACGTGCTCACATTGGTCGAGGACGCGGAGCGTTGGCAGGGCTTCTCACACCGCGCGCGGGCGCAGGTCCTGGAACGCTTCCAGAAGGAACCCGCCATCGACCGCTACGAGGCGCTCTACCGCCGGCTCCTGACGGGGCCCCTCCGTCGCTGAGGAGCCCCGGGAGTGGCTGGCTACTTCTTGTTCTTCCACTCCGCCAGCGCCTTGGAGACCTGGTCACGGTAGAAGAAGTTCTTGTCCTTCTGCCCCAGGTCCCACGCGGTCTGCGCGGCCTTGCGGGCATCGCTGTACTTGCCCATCTGCGACAGGACGCCCGCGCGAACCCAGTGGTTGTACCAGGTGCCGTTGGCGGCCACGGCCGCGTCGGCGTGCTTCAGCGCGGCGGCGTAGTCCTTGGTGGTCTCCGCCACGTAGGAGGCGGCGCTCACGTGCATGCCGGCAATGCCCTTCTGCGCCTCCGCGATGTTGGCCTTCGCGATGGCCGCCGTGTCCACCGTGATGGGGACGGAGACGCGCAGCTTCTCCCACTCCAGGTCCAGCCGCGTGCTGTTGTCCGTGGTGTCGGTGAAGAGGTACGTCAGGCGCTCACGCGACGGAATCTCCGTGGTGGTGGCGCTCACCGACGCCACGTCCTTGGAGGTGTCGTAGGGCGCGCCGCCCCGCCACAGGCCCAGGTCCGTGTTCAGCATCACCTTCCAACCCTTCTGCGAGGGCAGGCTGACGATGGCGTAGGAGCCCGCCGGAACGGCCTTGCCGCCGAAGGTGACGGGGTGGCTGAAGGTAAT contains these protein-coding regions:
- a CDS encoding DUF2911 domain-containing protein; the encoded protein is MKNQLLSCMASALMTLSAMPALAQLKLPAASPAAKVTQEVGVSEISVEYSSPAVKGRKVWGELVPNDKAWRSGANSATKITFSHPVTFGGKAVPAGSYAIVSLPSQKGWKVMLNTDLGLWRGGAPYDTSKDVASVSATTTEIPSRERLTYLFTDTTDNSTRLDLEWEKLRVSVPITVDTAAIAKANIAEAQKGIAGMHVSAASYVAETTKDYAAALKHADAAVAANGTWYNHWVRAGVLSQMGKYSDARKAAQTAWDLGQKDKNFFYRDQVSKALAEWKNKK
- the bshA gene encoding N-acetyl-alpha-D-glucosaminyl L-malate synthase BshA; this translates as MNAPLNVAITCFPTFGGSGMVATEIGLAMADRGHRVHFIARDLPVRLHGANRKVVFHEVTESDYPALQQSGTYPIALASKMIEVASYERLDILHVHYAVPHATAAWMAREVLGHKAPRVVTTLHGTDTTLVGIDPSYLPITRFSITRSDAVTVPSAYLRRATWRGFDIPESVPIDVITNFVDTARYAPVRDRACLRALFPALRDHEPVLIHVSNFRPVKRITDVVAIFTEVHRHRPCRLVMVGDGPERSPAERMLREMGLEGRVAFLGKQDRFEELVAASDVFLLPSEQESFGLAALEALSCGVPVVASDLGGIPELVTHGETGFLAPLGDVPAMARHVLTLVEDAERWQGFSHRARAQVLERFQKEPAIDRYEALYRRLLTGPLRR